The following proteins are encoded in a genomic region of Nakaseomyces glabratus chromosome J, complete sequence:
- the BUD31 gene encoding U2 snRNP complex subunit BUD31 (CAGL0J03630g~Ortholog(s) have role in cellular bud site selection, mRNA splicing, via spliceosome and U2 snRNP, U2-type spliceosomal complex, post-mRNA release spliceosomal complex localization) — MKVKGYERVEPVLAEFERRLKEIGKDKSKSLGKGQGKEDLWRIVQIHSERSRYVYTMYYKRRAISRELYEWLLKKKVADRRLIAKWRKRGYEKLCCLQCVQQSETNHGSTCICRVPRLQLEAEAEKKGVPVSFKECVNCGCHGCASTD; from the coding sequence ATGAAGGTGAAAGGGTATGAGCGGGTCGAGCCTGTTCTTGCAGAGTTTGAGCGGCGGCTGAAGGAGAtcggtaaggacaagagCAAGAGCCTAGGCAAGGGCCAAGGCAAGGAAGATCTGTGGCGGATAGTGCAGATCCACAGCGAGCGGTCGCGGTATGTGTATACCATGTACTACAAGCGGCGTGCGATCTCGCGGGAGCTTTACGAGTGGctgctgaagaagaaggtagCCGACCGGCGGCTGATTGCGAAGTGGCGGAAGCGCGGCTACGAGAAGCTGTGCTGCCTGCAGTGTGTACAGCAGAGCGAGACAAACCACGGGAGCACCTGCATCTGCCGTGTGCCCAGGCTGCAGCTCGAGGCCGAGGCCGAGAAGAAAGGCGTCCCGGTCAGCTTCAAGGAGTGTGTGAACTGCGGCTGCCACGGCTGCGCCAGCACAGACTGA